The Methanoregula sp. UBA64 genome contains the following window.
ATCACGCTCCGTTCCCGGCCGGCATTGACGTCCAGTTCCAGAAGAACGATCTGCTGCCAGGTCCCGCAGCAGGGTTTTCCCCCGGCAACGGGAATCGTGAGGGAGGGGCCGACAAGCGCTGCTTTGACATGGGATCGCCCGTTGCCATCGCCCCATTTCGTGTTGTGGGCATATTCCTGATTGTCGGGCGCCAAAACCGAGAGCGCCCGGGCCAGATCCGCGAGCACGCCGGGTTCGTACTCGATTGTCGTGAGGGCCGCAGTGGAATGCTGCACGAAGAGATGAACAAGACCTTCCTGTACGGCGCTCTCCCGGATAACCCCGGCTACTGCTGGTGTCAGATCGATAATCTCCCCCTCATGGCTGGTGGATACGGGAATAACCTTCCGGAACATTGTGCTCACAGCATCCTGTTTGCCGCGTATGCCTCATAAGCATTTACCGGGGATAATGACGCAGCCGGTGCCGGTCTGTAATCAAATCCTGGGACGGGTGTAAAAAAAGAGACGACCTCCTCCCACTCCCGGGAGGGGCCAACGGGAAAAAAGAGCCGGGGGTTATGGCGCCGGCGGCGCTGTCGGGGTATCCGGTTCGGTGCCGGCTTCAGGTGCATCTTCAGCTTCAGGCTGGACGATTGCAACGCCGACTACCTTATCTTTTTCGTCGAGGCGCATGATCCGGACACCTTTGGTGCCCCTTCCTATGATCCGCACTTCGCTTACCCGGGTGCGTATGACAATGCCGGCCGCGGTCATCACCACGATCTCATCGGTATCCGAGACCGCACGGGACATAATAACCACGGCATCGCGTTCGAGCGAGATGTTCCGGACACCCCTCGTGCCCCGCCCGTGCCCGCGGAATTCGTCGAACTCGGTACGTTTCCCGAAACCGACATCGGAGATGGTAAGGAGGTGGTCCTTTTCAAGCAGGGTAACTGCCACAACGGTGTCCCCGCCTATCAGGTTCATCCCTTTGACACCCAGCGCACCGCGTCCTACCGTCCGCACCGTCTCTTCGTGGAACCGGAGGCTCTGGCCGAACCGGGAGGTCAGCACGAGCTCGTTGTTGCCGTTTGTTGAGATTACCTCGACCAGCTGGTCGCCTTCCCGGAGCCTGATGGCGTTTGTACCGATCGACCGGGGGTTGGAGAACTCGGTCTGCGGGATCTTTATAACCTGCCCGAGTTTTGTTGCAAAGAGGAGGAACCGGTCCTCGCGGAACTCGCGGATGGGGATTACGGCGGTTACGATCTCCTCTTTTAAGTTCAGGAGGTTTACGATCGGTTTGCCCTTTGCCACCCGGGAACTCTCGGGGATCTCGTACACCTTGAGCCAGTACACCCGGCCGAGGTTCGTGAAGCAGAGCAGGAAATCCTTCATGCCGGCGACAAAGACCGAATCGACAAAATCCTCTTCCTTTGTCGTCATGCCGGTGATGCCCCGTCCGCCCCGCCGCTGTTTGCGGTAGGTGTCGAGATCCATGCGCTTGATGTAATTTGCCGTTGTGATAGAGACGAGCACCGTCTTATCCTCGATCAGGTCCTCGGTGGAGATATCGCCGACGGCATTTGCAATCTTTGTCCTTCTCGCGTCGCCGAACTTTGCGGCAACCTCGGCAGTCTCCCGCCGGATCTCGTCCTTGATGTTAGATTCGTTCGAGAGGAGCGTTGTAAGCCGGTTGATCTCTGTGACCAGGCCCGCCTTCTCGTCATTGATCTTCTGCTGCTCAAGGGCCGCGAGACGACGCAGCTGCATCTGGAGGATCGCGTTTGCCTGCAGCTCGTCAAGCCCGAACCGGGAAATAAGCGTGAGCCGGGCATTGTCCACCGTGTCGGACCCCCGGATCGCAGCGATAACCTCATCGATCCGTGAGAGGGCTAGAAGCAGCCCTTCGAGGATGTGAACTTTCTCCCGCGCCTTTTTCAGATCGAACTCGGACCGGCGCCGGATCACTTCGATCCGGTGCTGGACAAAGTGGCCAAGGAGGCCGTGAAGGTTGAGGATCTTGGGCTGGCCATCGACAATCGCAAGGTTCGATGTCCAGAAACTGGATTCCAGTGCGGTGTTCTTGTACAGGTTGTTCAAGATAACCGGCGCCATCGTGCCTTTACGGAGCTCGAAGACAACCCGTATGCCTTCCTTGTCGGACTCATCGCGGATATCGGTGATGCCATCGATCCTCTTTTCCTTGACCATATCGGCGATGCCGCTGATCCACTGGGCCTTGTTCACCTGGTACGGGAGTTCGGTGACAATGATCCGGTCGCCCCGGTTGCCCCCCTCCGATTCCTCGATCTCCGCGACACCGCGGACAACGACCCGGCCCTGGCCGGTGGCGTAGATGTTCTTCACACCCTCGACGCCCATCATGATGCCGCCGGTCGGGAAGTCCGGGCCGGGCATGATCCGCAGGAGTTCCTCGACCGGAACGTCCGGGTTATCGAGATAGGCCGAAACCGCCGCGCAGACCTCCCGGAGGTTGTGCGGGGGCATCTTTGTAGCCATACCTACCGCAATACCGTCAGTTCCGTTGACAAGAAGGTTCGGGATCTTTGCCGGAAGGACGGTGGGCTCCTTGAGCGATTCATCGTAGTTTGGTACAAAATCCACGGTTTCCTTGTCCAGATCCTCAAGGAGGGCTTCCGCGTACGGGAAGAGCCGGACTTCGGTGTACCTGCTCGCTGCCGCAGAATCCCCGTCAATGGACCCGAAGTTGCCCTGTCCCTGCACAAGCATGTGGCGGTAACTGAATGGCTGGGCCATCTTGACGATGGTATCGTAGATGGAGGAATCGCCGTGCGGGTGGTACTTACCCATCACGTCACCGACCACCCTTGCGCTCTTTTTTGTAGGCTTGTCGGAGGTGTTCCCCATGTCCCACATGCCATAGAGCGAGCGGCGGTGGACCGGCTTAAGGCCGTCCCGGACATCAGGAATAGCCCGGCTGATGATGACCGACATCGCGTAGTTGATAAACGAGGTCTTCATCTCGTGCTCGATGCTGATCGGCTCGACACGGTGGGTCTGCGGGGCTTCGGCCGGGGGGTTCTTGTTATCAGATGTCAAGGTTTGTCACCTCCTTTGCATGGCGGATGATGAACTCTTTTCGTATCTCCACATCCTTCCCCATCAGGGTCTTAAAGATCTCGTTAGCATCCATCGCATCCTCGATGGTCACCTGCAGGAAAATGCGGTTTGCCGGAGACATGGTCGTATCCCAGAGCTGCTGGGCATTCATCTCACCCAGACCCTTGTACCGCTGGACGGAGACGCCCTTGTCACCCATGGCAGCAGAGACTTTCTTCATCTCCTCTTCCTTGTACAACCACTTCTCTTCTTTTCCTTTTGAGACACGGAACAGGGGAGGCTGGGCGATATACACATACCCGGCCTCGATAATTTTTGGCATGTACCGGTAGAAGAACGTCAAAAGCAGTGTCCTGATATGCGCACCATCCACATCGGCATCGGTCATGATCACGACATGGTGGTACCGGGCCCGCTCGATATCGAACTTGTCCCCGATGCCGGTCCCAATCGCTGATATCAGCGTCTGGATCTCGGCGTTCTTTAAGATCTGGTGTTCGCCTGCTTTTTCCACGTTCAGGATCTTGCCCCGCAGGGGGAGGATGGCCTGGAACTTGCGGTCCCGGCCCTGCTTGGCGCTGCCGCCTGCCGAATCCCCTTCCACGATATAGATCTCGCTCTTTGCCGGGTCGCGTTCCGAGCAGTCGGCAAGTTTCCCGGGAAGACCTGAGCTTTCGAGAGAGCTCTTGCGCCGTGCGAGTTCCCTCGCATTCCTCGCTGCCTCGCGTGCCTTTGCTGCCGAGAGGGATTTCTCGATAATGATGGCAAGCACTTTCGGGTTCTCGTCAAAGTACTGGTTGAGCGCTGCATATACAAGCGAATCCACAATGCCCTTGATGTTGCTGTTGCCAAGGCGCATCTTGGTCTGGCCCTCGAACTGGGGGTTTGCCATCTTAACCGAGATCACCGAGGTCAGGCCCTCGCGGACATCCTCGCCGCGGAGGGAGATGGTCGCATTCTCTTTTATAAGGTTGTTGCGTTTCCCGACCGTATTGATGGCCCGGGTAATGGCGCTCCGGAACCCTTCGAGATGGGTGCCGCCCTCGCGGGTATTGACGCTGTTGACGTACGAATACGTCTTCTCATCGTAGCCGGTGGTGTACTGGAGGGCGATCTCGATCTCCACCTTGTTCTCGGGATCTTTCTGGGTGATATCGATGGGAACCGCATGGAGGCACTCGGATCCCTCGTTTAAGTATCTCACGAACTCCGAGAGCCCGCCCGTACAGTACGAAGCACGGGTGCCGGTCCGCTCATCGGTGATCCGGATGGTGAGGCCGGCATTTAGGAAGGCAAGCTCGCGGAGCCGGGATGCCAGGATATCGTAGTCGAACGTGACCGTTTCAAAGATGGTCGGGTCCGGCTTGAAGGTGATTAATGTACCGGTGAGTTTTGTGCCGGTTTCCGCAAAGAACCGCACGCGATCCTCGGCCGTGCCCTGGGACGGATCGCCCGGTTCCGGGAGGCTCTGCTGGCCGCCGGAAGTTCCGGTGCTCCGTACGAAAGGTGCCGGCTCGCCGTACCACTGCTGGTACCGGATCACTGCTTCGGCAAGTGTCTCCTCCCGCTGCGTGAGCGGGCCGGCAGGGATGCCCCGGGCAAAGTGCATCTCGTAGATATTGCCGTCGCGGTACACCCGGGCGGAAAGGTTGGTGGAGAGGGCATTGACCACGGATACCCCGACCCCGTGGAGACCTCCCGAGACCTGGTAGGTGGCCTTGTCAAACTTGCCCCCGGCATGGAGAACGGTGAGCACCACTTCGAGCGCACTCTTATGGTTCTTCTCCATCGTATCGACCGGGATGCCCCGGCCATTATCCACAACGGACAGCGACCCGTCCCCGTTGATAACGACCGAGATTAAGGTGCAGAAGCCGGCAAGTGCCTCATCGATCGAGTTGTCCACGACTTCGTACACAAGGTGGTGGAGCCCCCGGGTATCGGTGCTCCCGATATACATGGCCGGGCGTTCACGAACCGGTGTGAGCCCTTCAAGTATCGTGATGTGGGATGCATCGTAGGAATCAGTCAAAGGTAACCTCCCTTAAAAAATCATTAAAAAAAATTCCTGAATTTATCACAATAAATATTGGATTTTGGGGAGAAAAACCCTTTTGATCTCAAGAGAACCAGACTGGCTGCCTGTTGGCAGTACGCCTCTTCAGGGCCCCCTATCTTATACTTGGAACCGGTACCCGTCTTTTGGGACCCGTATGATGAACCGGAGCATTCCGGCATCGCCGTTCTCGGCTATCGAAATCCCGGTCATATCGAGGATCTCTTTGGTGAAGAACAGGTTCGGCCCCGAGGTCTTTGCAGGCGCCCAGACAAACACCGATTCCCGCTGTTCGGGCGGGAGCCCGGTCCCGGTTTTGAGAAAGGTAAGGGTAAGTCCTTCGTCTACCTCTTCGTGGGAGAGCTGGACCGGCACCGTCATCCCGCCATGGGCATACATGAATTCCATTAAATGGGTGAGGCCCTTTTCGAGCAGGGGGTCCGAGAGGATCTCAAGCCGGTCCATATCCGTACACCGGGTGATGGGGATAGGGGGGAGGTGCGAGATCGCATAGAGCAGTACCCCGGAAAAGTTCTGCCACCGGGGATGATGGACACCGAGTTTCTGGTAGTTCTCTGCAAGTTCGATATGGTTCTGGATATCGAGGGTGGTCCCGGCCAGTTTTTCAAGGATGGTGATCTCTTCGGGATGTTTTGCTATCTGCCTGAGCACATCCAGGTATGCCCGGACAATAAAGATCTGGCTCTTGATATCGTTCCTTGTCAGGGAATTGATCAGGTTGAGCTTTTTCTGGGTAGCCACGAGCGCCCGCTCGTACCGGAGCCGCTCGCTGATATCGCGGGCAACGATAACCCCGTACTTCTGCTGATCGATGGTCACGAAATGAATGGAGAGTTCGGCAGGGATCATCCGTCCCTGCGCCGAACACAGGGTGGTCTCGATCTTTTCCTGCGCCCCGGATTCGGCAGCATGCAACAGGAGCACCTGGAACTGTTCGCGTTTTTCCGGGACAACGAGGGCTGCAATCTCCAGGTTCGCAAGCTGTTCCGGGGAGAATCCGAGCCGGGCACTTCCTGCATGGTTTACCTCAACGCAGGTGTTCTCCGGGGTTTTTATCACGAGGATCATATCGTGGGTCTCGTCAATGAGCGCCCGGAACCGCTCCAGTTCCGATAACCTCTGCTGGAGAAGCGGGTAATAGCTTTTATGAACGGACGACTCTCCCATCCCGATGATCCGTTCGCGGAGGGATTCCCGGTCCTCCGGCTGATCAGAGGAGGGATTCATACAGCGCCTCGATCTCTTCTGTTTTCGGGTCCCTGGGGTTGGTGGCCATGCAGACATCGTGCATGGCATGTCCGGCAAGTAACGGGATAACCTCTTTTTTCACGCCAAGGGATCCGAGCGTTGCCGTGATCCCAAGAGCCGTGCGGAGCCGGCAGATCTCAGCGCAGATCAGATCGCACCGCTCCTCCGGCAAGACGTTCCAGACCGGAAGTCCCATTGCCTCGCCAATAGCATTGTACCGGTCCGGTGCCGATGGATAGTTGTACCGTATGACCGTATCGAGCAGCAGGGCGTTGCATTTCCCGTGGGGAAGGTCGAGGTAGCCCCCGAGACTGTGTGCCATTGCATGGACTGCACCGAGGCTCGCATTCGAAAAGGCAAGGCCTGCATTGAGGCTTGCAAGCATCATCCCGCTGCGGAATGCAATGTCATGCGGGGACTCGACGGACGCTTCGAGGTTTTTTACCACAAGCATTATCGCTTCCCGGGCATGGAGATCGGTGAGCGGAGAACTGGCATTGGACACGTACGCTTCGATTGCATGGGTCAGTACGTCCAGCCCGGTATAGATAGTAAGATTCCGCGGGAGGGAGAGCAGGGTCTCGGGGTCGATGAGCGCAATATCGGGTACCAGGGTCTTTGATATGAGGGCGATCTTGACCATCCGGTCGGTATCGTTGATGATGGCAAACTGCGAGACATCGGCGCTCGATCCTGCGGTCGTGGGGATACAGATCAGGGGGGGCGGGGGAACGATCACCCGGTCGACGCCTTCGAACGCGGTGATGGGACGGCCATTGGACGAGACAATCCCGATGCCTTTTGCACAATCGATGACCGAGCCCCCGCCTACCGCCACCAGCGCAGAACAACCGGCAGTCTTAAAACAGGCCGCCCCTGCCATCACGTTTTCCGCACGCGGGTTCGGCATAACCTCGGAAAATATTTCGGCGCTTACTCCTGCCTGGAGGAGATCGTTCAGGATTTCATCGACAAGCCCGGTCTTTCTGACACCCGCGTCGGTGACCAGCAGCACCTTTGCAGCCCCGAAGTTCTTTGCATACCTGCCGGCCAGGTGCCGGGCTCCGGCGCCAAAGACAATCTCGGGTGCAAGGAACTTGCGTAACTCTGACGGATTCATGGTATCGGCTCGTGCCCCCGTATGATCACATGGCCCGATACGGGATTGGGGTAACCGTTTGGTGGTTCATCATGGTTAATAAACCATCTGAACATGCAGCATCTATAAAAATCCGGATATTATGTCACGGTATTGAATGTACAGGCTGGCGTGTTTGTATACCTGGTCTAGATTGGGCAGGATCTTCAGAATCCCGGAATCCGGGCACACCCGGTACCGGCTGCGGGACTTGTGTCTCGCCGGGAAAGATGCAAAAAAATGTTGATTGACCAGAGCCGGTAAGATCCAGATATATTACAACAATTACCTCCAGGGTTATCAATATTATAAATAACCACCATTTTGTCAAATCAATTCGAATCATTATTTCAATGGATCATAGTTGTTGCTACGAAATAGGCAGTTTTTTATAACAATAACAAAGTATCATTACTCCGGTGAAAAGATGCATATTCCTGATGGATATCTTGGACCAACAACATTTATCCTTCTGTATATTGTGATGATTCCGATCTGGCTGTACGCCGGATACTGGGTGCAGAAGCATCTCCGCTCGCGGCAGGTACCGTACCTTGCCCTGGCCGCTGCATTCTCGTTTGTCATCATGATGTTCAATGTCCCGGTCCCCGGGGGAAGCTCGGGACATGCCGTGGGCAGCGCCCTTGTGGCCATCATCCTTGGCCCCTGGGCAGCAGTCGTGACAACATCGGTCGCGCTTCTTATCCAGTGCCTCCTGTTCGGTGACGGCGGCGTCACCGCGTTCGGGGCGAACTGTTTCAACATGGGCGTTGTGATCCCGTTTGTCGGGTTCTATGCCTATAAACTGATCAGCGGGAACTCCCCGATCACCTCGAACCTCAGGATTGCCGCAGCAGCAGTAGCCGGCTATGTCGGCTTAACGGTTGCCGCTGGTGTTGCCGGCTTTGAGATGGGTATGCAGCCGGTTCTCGAACATACTGCCGCGGGCGTGCCTCTCTATATGCCTTACGGGCTGAACGTGACGATCCCGGCAATGCTGATCGAGCATATGGTATTCTTCAGCTTTGTCGAGGCGATTATCACCGCGCTGGCATTTGCGTACATAGCGCGGAACAGTCCGGAGATCATCTTTGACTACAAACCGGAAAACGACAAAAATGCAGATGCCGGAAAAGGAGCGCCTACTGCGTAAATGAGGGGTGAAAAAGATGGACAAGACCCTTAAGGTATTAATTATCGCGATGGCAGTACTCGTGGTCATCGTTCCAATCGGCCTGATTGCAACAGGAACGGCTTTTGGGGAGTGGGGCCCCGATGAGCTCCAGGAATCAATCGGGTACGTGCCGGCCGGGCTCCAGCAGCTCTCGACACTCTGGAGTCCGCTCCTGCCGGACTATGATTTTGCCGGTGGAGAGCATGACACCCTCCCGACACAGGCACCGGGCTATTATGTCTCCGCCATTATCGGCGTCCTTCTCTGTGCCGGTGTAGGATACGTGCTCGGAAAGGCAATTATCAAGCGGACCGATTAAGGTCTCTGAAAAATTTTCTTTTTTTATTATGCTCTTCCGGCAGCCGGGCGTTGACCGGGTTTTATCAGATCGAAATGTCCAGATGATCATGACAAAGTAAAAGGGGAGGCATCAGTATGGCAAAAAAACGATCCGTCCCGGTCACACAACCGTCCCATACAATACTCAATGGTATACAGCGGGTTATCGATCTCGTAAATGAGAACAAGAACTGGTTTTATATTGCTATTATCGGGTTCTGCCTTTCCATAACTCTCCTCTACAATCTCGGCCGGTTCTGGGGCTGGTGGACTGCCTGATCCCGGGTATCCCGGTCAGATAAAATGCAGATATCGGGATCCGATCAATTGAAAATATGAAAATATCCCGGGCAGGAACCGCAGAATTTTGCAGGTAGAAGAACATCCTCTTTTGAGAGACTGATGAGATATATACCACCATTCCGGGGGAAATGGACTGGATACTGCTAACCAGAACCATCAAAGTAATTTAAATACGAAGCTGTCGTTTTCCATGGATAAGGAAAACCATGTTTCAGAATTTCTGCACGAGGGGGGAACGGAAACTGAGGCGCCATGGTGTCGCACGAAAAGCTGCGGCCCGGTTCGCGAAGTTTTTCTCTGTCTCCGTGATCCCCCCATGCAGACTTTTCTGGCGGTTTTTTGGTATCCCACAGGAATTGTTTGAGTCGATCGCCATTGCCGGGAAGATACACGCGGACACCCGGCATGGTACTCTTCTGCCCGCTGTTTTTATCATACGTCGGTGACCGCCGGTCCGGGCGCTGAAGTATAATCCTACACGATACGGATGCATTAGCCTGCTGTCCGTTTCGTGACAAAAAAATTGTGGCTTGCACTACATCGCTCCCGGGCTGGCGTTAAACGGACAATTGCGGTACGGGGCAGCAGGTCCCGGGAGCCGGAAAAAAAGGATGGAGGTACGATCAAAAAAACCCATGAAATGGTGATGAATGAATGGAAGTACCAGCAACAAACAGGAAAACTGCGGCTGGTCCGGATGCAACAGCAACCGGTGCGGCCGGAACTGTGAGTGAGAACGAAGAACTGGAATGGGGGAAGCGCCATATCCCGAGAGGACCGCCGGTGTATCTGGCGGACCGGGTAACTGAACTTCACGATATTCCCCTGGCGCCGGGCCTCTCTGCACTGCCACGCCGGCGACCGCACCGGAAGATCGTACGGCCGCAACCGGCATGTTGTGCAGAACACGTGCCGGATGACAGGGATGATGTGGCATGACAAGGGGTCCGCTCCCCAAAAAAGCGATCGATGAGGCCCTGCCCGTTGCTCAGGCCCGGGGTATGGTTATTCTCTGCAAACCCGGCGCAGGGAGCGTGTGCGACTTTGCGATCGCGGGCTTGGCCCTGACTTCGCTTGTTCGGGTGAAACGGAGCCGGAGGATCCACTGCCCGTTGCCGGAGATAGAGTTGCAGTTTGCCGAACCGCTCGCACGGCTCCGGCTCGTGCCCGCCACAAGCGAACGGTGCCGGGAACTCTGGGTCTGCGGGCAGTACGGGACCATGCGGTTCTTCCGCGTAAATGATAACGGTCTTTGCGAGATCAACCGGGACGGCAGACCCCTGGCGGGTACCTGACAGGTGATGACCGGCGGGAGGAAGATTCGCTGCCCCCGAAGACCTCAGTATGACGGATCCTGTGGGAGTACCTCCCGGATCTCTTCATTTCAGGCCCCATTTACCTCTTTTTGGAACAAAAACAAGTCATTTTTTCAAAAAACCAAGTCTGTTTCCCGGGTTTTTCATCATTTTTCCCAGAATTTATACCGAAAAATTCCGAACGGACACCAAGCGTATTCAGGCTTGTTTGGAGGGAGGATCGAAGAGGGAGATGAAGGGCAGCACAGAGGAAAAACAGAGGGCATAAAACGGGCGCTATACTCCGACAAAAGGGAGTCGGGAACAAAAAAAGATCAATCCTGACAAGGGGTACTGCAGTACCCCGACCCACACCCTCATCCCGGATACATAGGTGTGTCGGGCCCTGAAGGGAGATACTATCAGATCTCATCATTTCAGGCCCCGTTTACCTCTTTTGGGGACAAAAACAAGTCAGTTTCTTTAAAAACCAAGTCAGTTTCCCGGATTTTTTACCATTTTTCCCGGAATTAACGCCGGAAGATCCTGAACCGGCACCAAGCGTATTTAGGCTCGTTTGGAGGGAGTGGCAAAGAGGGAGATGAAGGGCAGCACAGAGGAAAAACAGGGGGCATTTAACGGGCACTATGCCTCATGCAAGGGGCGTCATGGAAAAGTGCCCATTTTCAAATCGGGGCATCTCAAATAAAAATTGATCACAGGATCGGTACTGAATTATACAACACCGGGCCCGTGCATATGATCGTGTTCCTTTGAATGGGCATGCAGGTGCTCATGAAGAAGTTTTCCGTGACGGTGCATGTGCCGGTGGATGAGGTTTGCCTCCATCAGTAAATCCAGGTTGCCCATAACGCTGGCACAGTCCGAATCAACATGTATCGTATGATCTTCCCCGACAACAATTGCCCGGGTGCTGATCTGTTCGACAATATCGAGGTCATGGGTGGCAGTGATAATGGTTTTTCCGCACTTCGCGAGTTCCTGGAT
Protein-coding sequences here:
- the gyrA gene encoding DNA gyrase subunit A — translated: MTSDNKNPPAEAPQTHRVEPISIEHEMKTSFINYAMSVIISRAIPDVRDGLKPVHRRSLYGMWDMGNTSDKPTKKSARVVGDVMGKYHPHGDSSIYDTIVKMAQPFSYRHMLVQGQGNFGSIDGDSAAASRYTEVRLFPYAEALLEDLDKETVDFVPNYDESLKEPTVLPAKIPNLLVNGTDGIAVGMATKMPPHNLREVCAAVSAYLDNPDVPVEELLRIMPGPDFPTGGIMMGVEGVKNIYATGQGRVVVRGVAEIEESEGGNRGDRIIVTELPYQVNKAQWISGIADMVKEKRIDGITDIRDESDKEGIRVVFELRKGTMAPVILNNLYKNTALESSFWTSNLAIVDGQPKILNLHGLLGHFVQHRIEVIRRRSEFDLKKAREKVHILEGLLLALSRIDEVIAAIRGSDTVDNARLTLISRFGLDELQANAILQMQLRRLAALEQQKINDEKAGLVTEINRLTTLLSNESNIKDEIRRETAEVAAKFGDARRTKIANAVGDISTEDLIEDKTVLVSITTANYIKRMDLDTYRKQRRGGRGITGMTTKEEDFVDSVFVAGMKDFLLCFTNLGRVYWLKVYEIPESSRVAKGKPIVNLLNLKEEIVTAVIPIREFREDRFLLFATKLGQVIKIPQTEFSNPRSIGTNAIRLREGDQLVEVISTNGNNELVLTSRFGQSLRFHEETVRTVGRGALGVKGMNLIGGDTVVAVTLLEKDHLLTISDVGFGKRTEFDEFRGHGRGTRGVRNISLERDAVVIMSRAVSDTDEIVVMTAAGIVIRTRVSEVRIIGRGTKGVRIMRLDEKDKVVGVAIVQPEAEDAPEAGTEPDTPTAPPAP
- a CDS encoding secondary thiamine-phosphate synthase enzyme YjbQ codes for the protein MFRKVIPVSTSHEGEIIDLTPAVAGVIRESAVQEGLVHLFVQHSTAALTTIEYEPGVLADLARALSVLAPDNQEYAHNTKWGDGNGRSHVKAALVGPSLTIPVAGGKPCCGTWQQIVLLELDVNAGRERSVICTVWGDK
- the ercA gene encoding alcohol dehydrogenase-like regulatory protein ErcA; this translates as MNPSELRKFLAPEIVFGAGARHLAGRYAKNFGAAKVLLVTDAGVRKTGLVDEILNDLLQAGVSAEIFSEVMPNPRAENVMAGAACFKTAGCSALVAVGGGSVIDCAKGIGIVSSNGRPITAFEGVDRVIVPPPPLICIPTTAGSSADVSQFAIINDTDRMVKIALISKTLVPDIALIDPETLLSLPRNLTIYTGLDVLTHAIEAYVSNASSPLTDLHAREAIMLVVKNLEASVESPHDIAFRSGMMLASLNAGLAFSNASLGAVHAMAHSLGGYLDLPHGKCNALLLDTVIRYNYPSAPDRYNAIGEAMGLPVWNVLPEERCDLICAEICRLRTALGITATLGSLGVKKEVIPLLAGHAMHDVCMATNPRDPKTEEIEALYESLL
- a CDS encoding PAS domain S-box protein, giving the protein MNPSSDQPEDRESLRERIIGMGESSVHKSYYPLLQQRLSELERFRALIDETHDMILVIKTPENTCVEVNHAGSARLGFSPEQLANLEIAALVVPEKREQFQVLLLHAAESGAQEKIETTLCSAQGRMIPAELSIHFVTIDQQKYGVIVARDISERLRYERALVATQKKLNLINSLTRNDIKSQIFIVRAYLDVLRQIAKHPEEITILEKLAGTTLDIQNHIELAENYQKLGVHHPRWQNFSGVLLYAISHLPPIPITRCTDMDRLEILSDPLLEKGLTHLMEFMYAHGGMTVPVQLSHEEVDEGLTLTFLKTGTGLPPEQRESVFVWAPAKTSGPNLFFTKEILDMTGISIAENGDAGMLRFIIRVPKDGYRFQV
- the cbiM gene encoding cobalt transporter CbiM, producing MHIPDGYLGPTTFILLYIVMIPIWLYAGYWVQKHLRSRQVPYLALAAAFSFVIMMFNVPVPGGSSGHAVGSALVAIILGPWAAVVTTSVALLIQCLLFGDGGVTAFGANCFNMGVVIPFVGFYAYKLISGNSPITSNLRIAAAAVAGYVGLTVAAGVAGFEMGMQPVLEHTAAGVPLYMPYGLNVTIPAMLIEHMVFFSFVEAIITALAFAYIARNSPEIIFDYKPENDKNADAGKGAPTA
- a CDS encoding DNA topoisomerase subunit B, translating into MTDSYDASHITILEGLTPVRERPAMYIGSTDTRGLHHLVYEVVDNSIDEALAGFCTLISVVINGDGSLSVVDNGRGIPVDTMEKNHKSALEVVLTVLHAGGKFDKATYQVSGGLHGVGVSVVNALSTNLSARVYRDGNIYEMHFARGIPAGPLTQREETLAEAVIRYQQWYGEPAPFVRSTGTSGGQQSLPEPGDPSQGTAEDRVRFFAETGTKLTGTLITFKPDPTIFETVTFDYDILASRLRELAFLNAGLTIRITDERTGTRASYCTGGLSEFVRYLNEGSECLHAVPIDITQKDPENKVEIEIALQYTTGYDEKTYSYVNSVNTREGGTHLEGFRSAITRAINTVGKRNNLIKENATISLRGEDVREGLTSVISVKMANPQFEGQTKMRLGNSNIKGIVDSLVYAALNQYFDENPKVLAIIIEKSLSAAKAREAARNARELARRKSSLESSGLPGKLADCSERDPAKSEIYIVEGDSAGGSAKQGRDRKFQAILPLRGKILNVEKAGEHQILKNAEIQTLISAIGTGIGDKFDIERARYHHVVIMTDADVDGAHIRTLLLTFFYRYMPKIIEAGYVYIAQPPLFRVSKGKEEKWLYKEEEMKKVSAAMGDKGVSVQRYKGLGEMNAQQLWDTTMSPANRIFLQVTIEDAMDANEIFKTLMGKDVEIRKEFIIRHAKEVTNLDI
- a CDS encoding PDGLE domain-containing protein; translation: MDKTLKVLIIAMAVLVVIVPIGLIATGTAFGEWGPDELQESIGYVPAGLQQLSTLWSPLLPDYDFAGGEHDTLPTQAPGYYVSAIIGVLLCAGVGYVLGKAIIKRTD